In Atopobium sp. oral taxon 416, the genomic stretch TTTCAATCGTTGGGTGATACAGGAGGCTCATCACACCATATTTGGGTATCTAGTTAGTACATGCACGGAAGGGCGTGCATGCGCGTGTGATCCTAAGGAGGATGCTATGGCAGACATCACCGTATCAGGACGTAAGATCCAAGTGACCGACGCATTGAGAAGCTATGCGACCGAGAAGATCAGCAATGCCCTCAAGGTCTTCAATATTGAGCCTATGACCTGCGATATCATACTGCGTGTTGATCGGAACCGCTCCAATCCGGACAGAAAGACGGTCGAGGTCACCGTACACGTTCGCGACAGTGTTGTCAGAGCCTCTGAGAGCGATCCGGATATGTATGCCGCGATCGACCTGGCGGCAGAGAAAGTTGAGCGCCAGCTCAGGAAATACAAGACCCGCATTATCGACAAGCGTCAGCACCGCCAGAAGGTCCACAAGCTGACCTCTGCGGAGGACCTCGATAAGCTGATCGAGCCGAAGAACGATGACGACGATCTGCTGGTCCGGGAGAAAACCGTTAAGTTGATTCCGATGTCCGAAGACAAAGCCCTCGTAGAGACCGATCTGTTGGGCCATGATTTTTACATGTTCTTAAATGCAAATTCAGGACAGATCAATGTCATCTATCATAGAAAGAACGGTGGATACGGAATCCTGAAACCTGAGATCGAGGACGTGGATGAGCAATAAGCCGCAAGGCGCACCAGATACCAAGGTGGATAGTACAGAAGTCGCGGCACTGGTGAAAAATGTCACTGGTGTCGCGGCGCTCAGCTCATACGCACAGGCCTACCAGAAGCGCCTCGGGGTCACGATCGTGGCCGACACCGGCGCCGATTTCAACCCGGATGTGGCCAAAGCGCTGAGGATTGAAGTCATCCCCTTCCGCTATGTGGGGCCAGACGGGGAGCATGCGGATGATATGTGGCAGAGCATCAGCCCACACGACTTCTACGAGTACATGCGTAAGCACCCCGATGAGCGGTTCCGCACACAGGCGGTGACGCCGGGTGCCTACATGGAGATCTTCAAGGGCCTCTATGAGAGATGGCACCGCCCGATCATCTATCTGGGACTGACCGGGGGACTTTCCTCTTCGATCGATGCAGCTCGTCAAGGGGTTGAGCTTGTCAAAGAGGACTACCCCGAAGCCGAGATCTACGTGGTGGACAACCTGTGCCCTTCTGCAGCCGCAGAGCTCCTCGTTATCGAGACTGTCCGTCAAGCAGCCCTCGGCCTGACAGCCAAAGAGCTCGTCGCCTGGGCGGAGGATGCCCGTTACTTTATCCAGGGTTACTTCACGCTCGACTCCCTCCACTGGCTCGCGGCAGGCGGCAGAATTCCGCCGGCAGCAGCACAGGTGGGTGGCAAGCTCGATGTGAAGCCTGAGCTCTCCTACGATGTGAATGGATCCTTATCGCTTAAGGGCATGTGCCGCGGGCGCAGAAAGGCGCTCAGGGCGATCCTCAAGGATTTTGAAAATAACTACGCGCATGACCCCTCACTCCCGATGGTCATTATGGATGCGGATGCTCCGAAGGATGCCGAATGGCTCGAAAAGAAGATCCGCGAAATGGAGGGGTGCGCCGATATCACGGTCGTGAGAAGCTCCATCTCACCGGTCATCGGCTCCCATGTGGGGCCGGGCATGGTCGCGGCGGCCTTCTGGGGCACCGATCGGCGTGAGAAGCTTTCGTTGACTGATCGGATCGCACGCAGGGTCCGCGCAAAAGAATAAGCAGTTTTTCAAGGAAGATATACATGGCAACAAATACAAAGGTCGCTTTCATCGGTACCGGCATTATGGGTGAGCCGATTGCAGAGCACATACTGGACGCTGGCTATGACCTCACCGTCTACAACCGCACTGAGAAGAAAGCCGAACCGCTCATACAGAAGGGCGCCCACTGGGCACCTTCAGCAGGTGACGCCGCTAAAGGTGCGGGTGTGATCTTCACGATGCTCGGCTATCCCGACGAGGTGGAAGACACGTATCTGACGAAAAACGGACTCATCCGCCGTTCGAAAAAGGGCGCCTACCTGATCGATTTGACCACCTCCTCGCCGCAGTTGGCTCGGGATATCCACGACTCCTGTGAGATCGATGACAAGCATGCCTTTGAC encodes the following:
- the hpf gene encoding ribosome hibernation-promoting factor, HPF/YfiA family — protein: MADITVSGRKIQVTDALRSYATEKISNALKVFNIEPMTCDIILRVDRNRSNPDRKTVEVTVHVRDSVVRASESDPDMYAAIDLAAEKVERQLRKYKTRIIDKRQHRQKVHKLTSAEDLDKLIEPKNDDDDLLVREKTVKLIPMSEDKALVETDLLGHDFYMFLNANSGQINVIYHRKNGGYGILKPEIEDVDEQ
- a CDS encoding DegV family protein — translated: MDSTEVAALVKNVTGVAALSSYAQAYQKRLGVTIVADTGADFNPDVAKALRIEVIPFRYVGPDGEHADDMWQSISPHDFYEYMRKHPDERFRTQAVTPGAYMEIFKGLYERWHRPIIYLGLTGGLSSSIDAARQGVELVKEDYPEAEIYVVDNLCPSAAAELLVIETVRQAALGLTAKELVAWAEDARYFIQGYFTLDSLHWLAAGGRIPPAAAQVGGKLDVKPELSYDVNGSLSLKGMCRGRRKALRAILKDFENNYAHDPSLPMVIMDADAPKDAEWLEKKIREMEGCADITVVRSSISPVIGSHVGPGMVAAAFWGTDRREKLSLTDRIARRVRAKE